CGTGGCTTCTTTGGCGACGAATTCGCGTACGTCGTGTTCGGTGATGTCGTGGCCGGGTGCGGCGAGGATGCGGGCGATGGCCACGGCGAGGTCCAGTTCGCCGTCCGGGGTGGCGGGGTAGTGCAGGCGTGCGAACCTGACCAGCGGCGCGAGGTACAGGTAGCGCAGGATGCGCAGGCCGCGGGCGTCGCTGGGGATGGCGGCGGAGGTGGTCATGGTGAGGACCCGGTCCGGGTGGCGGATCGCCACGCGCTGAGCGAGGAGACCGCCCATCGAATGGCCGAAAAGGTGCGCGCGCTGCCAGCCGAGGGTGTCGAGGACGGCGACCGCGTCATCGGTGAGGTCTTCGGCGGTGTATGCCGGCGTCGAGCGGCGCAGCAGGGCTGCGATCGGCGGGCCGGCATGCCGGGCGGCGGGCAGGTGGGTGGACTGTCCTGAGTCGCGCTGGTCGTAGGCGGCGACGTGGAAGCCGCGACGGACCAGGTCGGCGACGAGGCCGCCGGGCCACCAGAAGCGTGACGTGCCCAAGCCCATCACCAGGAGCAGTGGAGAGCCCCCGGAGCCGCCGAGGTCCTCGACGGCGATCCGGATGCCGTCGTTGTGTGCGTACCGCGTCGTCATGGCCGGCCTCCCGCAGTTTGCGAACGGTGTACGCGAACATCGTATGCGAACATGGCGGGAAAGGACATGGCGTACGGAAGGAGCCGTCACGTGGGGACGAACTCAGAACCGGTGATCTGGCTGCGCCCGGAGCGCGCCTCGGGCGGGAGGCCGGCCGAACGCAGCCGTGCCGAGATCACCGCGGTCGCGGTGCGGCTGGCCGACCAGGAGGGCTTGGACGCGGTCTCGATGCGCCGCGTCGCCGGCCTGCTCGGCACCGGGGCGGCCTCCCTGTACCGCTACGTCGCCACCCGCGACGACCTTCTCGACCTCATGATCGACAGCACCGCCACCGAGTACCGGCTGGCCGCGGCGAGCGGTGACTGGCGGACCGACTTGCTGGCGCTCGCCTGCCAGGCCCGCGACATCATGCGCCGGCACCGATGGCTGCCCGCCCTGGTGATCGGCCGTCCGGCGCTCGGACCGCACGGCACCGACCTGCTCGAACACGTCCTCGAGATCCTCGACGGCCATCCGGCCCCGCCGGCCCGCAAAGTGGAGGCGTTCGCCATCCTCACCGGACTGGCCGCGTTGTTCGTCGAGACCGAGACGGCCGCCGCGGGCGCCGCACGCCACGGCGCGTACCTCAGGCATGTCGCCGCAGCCGGACACCACCCCCGTATCGCCGCCATGATCGCCGCCGCCCCGACCGTGTCACAGGCCTCTGACCCGTTCGCCGCCGTGCTCTCCGGCGCCCTGGCCGCTGTGCTCGGCTGAGAGACGAATCGAGCCCGGCCAGGAATGCCACCGTTCAGCGCCGTACGCATCGCAAACCAACTCACCCGACTCTGGGCCTTCGCACTCCGGCATGTCCGGACTTCAACGGATCTGTCTGCCGTCATGCCGAGCAATCACGAGAGCGGCGTCGGGAGGTGGTGGAGCCGATACTTCGACTATCTGTGAGCAGCAAATAAGCATGAACGTTGGGCACCGACATGCCGCTATCCCGCTCACCCCTAACAAGCAGGGCATTCTGGACATCATCGCCACCTGTCGTGCGATGAGCGGCATTGGCCGGCGGACGAGCGCAGAGGGCCGGGCCCACAACGCGCGCGCCAGAAATCGCCTCCGCCGAGTCAAGTTGAGGGAGGCCAGGTCGACAAGGAGCGGGAACTGCGAACCAATAGCGGTAGTCTCCCGGCGTGGGCCTTGATGTCGAGCTTTTCACGTTCGAGCAGGAGCCCCCGGCCACGCCGGTGTGTCGAACTGGCGGTGGTCGGCGATACGCGTTTCCGATTCGCGCAGGCTGTCGAACGTGCGCAGCACCACGGGTCGACGCCGATGCTTGACCGTATCGACCCGTACGGAACTCTGGAACTCTTCTCGGATGAGATGCCGCAGTTCCTGAGCGAGTTGGACCACATGCTTGCCAGGACTGTCGACAACGGCGAACGCCAGGTGATCGAGGCAGTGCGCAGCCTTGCGGAACGGTGCCGCGAGGATCGTCATCTGGCCCTCCGGCTGGTCGGCGACTGAGCCCGTCAAGCAGGGGATCACACGCACTGAACTGCCGCAAGCTGCGCGTTACGAATGGTCCCTCCGCCCCTCGGCTGACAGGCACTTGCCGGTGCGAGTGTCATTGACGGCTACACGCCTAGGATGCGGAGTGTGCCGAACCTCGTAGTGGCCGCTGACCAAGACTGGCTGGCTTGTCTCGGCGTTCCACCCGATACAGAAGAAGTGTCGGGTGACGAGTACGTGCGTGAGGTGCGGGTTCCCGTCTCGGAGGCTGAAGAATTCCAGCTCACGTGGGACGTCACCGACGACAGCGTTCGGGTGCGTCACCACCGAGACGGCAGAATCGTGACCGACCTTTTCCGCGAAATGGCGACCCTGTTGACCGTGGTCAGAACGGGGTCCGCCGCAGAAGTCATCATCGAATACGGCTCCAACCACTGGTCTGGCCGCGCACGTATCCAGGTTCTTCCCGCGGTACTCATCAAGGACACACTGCTGCGGTCCTGAGGCGCACTCTCCTAACAGTTCTGTCAGCCTGCAAGTGCGGGATGGCTCCAATAGCGGCTGGCGGATAAGCGCAGGGCCGGCGTGCCGTGATGTTGAGAGCAGGCGGCCGTCGAGGAGAGGGCGCGGTGTCGGGCGGGATGACGCGGCCATCCGTTACCGTTCGAGCGTGATCACGTCTTCGCGTTTGGCGGTCGTATCCGGTGGCGCGACGGGCATTGGCCGGGAGGTTGCCCGCAGGTTCGCCGAGCACGGAGACCGGGTGGTCATCATCGGCCGTCGAGCGAACCTGCTGCATCGGGCCAGCGATGAGATCAACCGGGCTGTCGCGTCCGACCGGGTGGTGCCCATCAATGCCGATCTGGCCGATCCGGTCCAGGTGCAACGCGCTGCGGACCAGATCGTTGAGCTGGGCAACGTCGACGTGCTGGTGAACAATGCCGGCGCGATCATCACACCTCCGGCAAGCGAAGGCCTCGACGCATTGGCCGCTTCCTGGCGTCATGACTTGGACGTCAACCTCATCACTGCGGTACTGCTCACGAACGCGCTGATGGATCATCTGAGACGGCCGGGTGGCCGCCTCATCATGGTCAGCTCCGCAGCCGCTCAACGGGGGGCTCCGGCTCGCACTCAGCCGGGTCGTATGCGGCGGCGAAGGCGGCGCTGCACGGATGGGCACTCGGATTGGCCAGGCAACTCGGCAAAGAGGGCATTACGGTGAACGTCCTGGCGCCCGGCTACGTCCAGGACACCGACATCTTCCACGGCCAGGACACCGCGGACTTCGGGGCGGCAAAGGTTGCCGACACCCTGGTCGGCCGGCCCGGTACTCCAGCCGACGTCGCTGCGGCCATCAGCTACATCGCCTCTGCCGACGCCGGGTATCTGACCGGCCAGATCATCGGTCTCAACGGCGGTGCAGTACTCGGCCGATAGACGACCGGCGAGAGTGCGCTCAGGCAGGTGAGAGGGAGTGTTGCGGCGCTGTCCGAGGTGACGGTGGCACGGTGGCGGCTGCGCCGAAGGAGACAAGACCGACCAGGGCGTAGACCCAGAGCTGACCGCCGGCGCTGCCGCCGATCCCCTCGATGATGAACAAGCCGATACCGGTCAGGCCCCAGGCGCCGAGGTTGGCCAGCCAGACGGGGCGGACAGCGAGCATCCGTAGTCCCACCCAGCCAACCAGGGGTACGACCGCCAGGTAGACGGCCAGGCTGTTGAGCCACACCCCGGTGAGGTCCGGTTCCGAGTACGGCAGAGCCGCGCGCCGCTCCTGCTGGTACTGCGCGATGATCGGCCACGCGAGGGCGAGCGCCACCACGGTGCCGAGTGCGGCACCCTTCGCGGCTCGCTGGAGCATGCCCGGTGCGTGATCTCGGCCGGCACGGCGGACGCAGACCCCCGCGAAGGTCAGCGCAGCACAGAAGGGCACAACGAGCATCGCAACATCCACGGGCGCAGGATAGGCGCCGTCCTCAAGTCGCCCGGTAGCCGGCAGTCTTGTCGCGGCGGCCACGACCAGGGCACCG
This window of the Actinoplanes oblitus genome carries:
- a CDS encoding TetR/AcrR family transcriptional regulator; amino-acid sequence: MGTNSEPVIWLRPERASGGRPAERSRAEITAVAVRLADQEGLDAVSMRRVAGLLGTGAASLYRYVATRDDLLDLMIDSTATEYRLAAASGDWRTDLLALACQARDIMRRHRWLPALVIGRPALGPHGTDLLEHVLEILDGHPAPPARKVEAFAILTGLAALFVETETAAAGAARHGAYLRHVAAAGHHPRIAAMIAAAPTVSQASDPFAAVLSGALAAVLG
- a CDS encoding alpha/beta fold hydrolase, translated to MTTRYAHNDGIRIAVEDLGGSGGSPLLLVMGLGTSRFWWPGGLVADLVRRGFHVAAYDQRDSGQSTHLPAARHAGPPIAALLRRSTPAYTAEDLTDDAVAVLDTLGWQRAHLFGHSMGGLLAQRVAIRHPDRVLTMTTSAAIPSDARGLRILRYLYLAPLVRFARLHYPATPDGELDLAVAIARILAAPGHDITEHDVREFVAKEATHHVASFRDDKAQSRQIGATWSGGPLSRITAPTQVLHGERDPLIRVRAARDIAAAVPAARLRIVPGAGHFLSRDLWSVYAGAVHTLASHLPSDRPGRNG